The segment GAGGCTCGGACACGCAGAAGAAGAACAGCGTGATGCTGATACCGGCGGCGAACAGCATGCCGGCCCAGGACAGGTAGCTGAACTCGGGTTCGTCATGGTCGGCGCCCAGCTTGATCTTGCCGTAGCCGGACAGCGCGGTGACCACCACGAACACCAGGTACAGGGTCATGGCCAGCATGTAGTACCAACCGACCGTGTTGGCTGCCCAGTTTTGCGCGGCCAGCAACCACTCGCCGGAAGCTTGTGGGAAGGCGATGACCACCAGGCCGAAGATGAGGATGAAGCTTGCCGCGAAGTAGAACACCGGGGGGTTCATGCGGATCTTGCTGTTGGCAAGGGATGGGGTTGGTGCACTCATGGGTGGCGCACCCCGTCGAGCGACGTAAGGTACGGATTGAACGGGTTCAGCAAAGGCAATCCCTCCTGTTGAACACCGGCAATGGACCAGCGTTTTTCATTGAACAAGCGTTCAAGTTAAACATGGAATGGATTTCAATGCGAACCGGGGCGCCGGGCGGGGGTTGTGTCAGAAGCATCGGATGAGCAAATGCCTTGCTCCTTTTCTGAAAGCTGGCATGCCCCCTGTGGGAAGCGGCCTTGTGTCGCGATGGGCTGCGAAGCAGCCCCAGGATCTCGACCTTATGCAAAATCGCGGGGGCTGCTACGCAGCCCATCGCGACACAAGGCCGCTTCCCACAGCGATCGCATGATTTTCAAACCTGCGATCTACCTGCAGGGGCCGGTATAGCTAGCGCAAAACAGCTGCCCTACATGCCATACCCGCCAGGCTAGAGCGCTTTTTTGCCCTCACAATCCAGCTGCAGATTGGCCTGGGTAATGTTGCTGTCTGCCGGCACGCTGCGGGTCAGCCACACGTTGCCGCCAATGGTCGAACCCTGGCCGATGGTGATGCGCCCAAGGATGGTCGCACCGGCATAGATCACCACGTCGTCCTCGACGATCGGGTGGCGCGCCAGGCCCTTGTGCAAGGTGCCCGACTCGTCGCTGGGGAAGCGCTTGGCGCCCAGGGTGACGGCCTGGTAGATGCGCACCCGCTCACCGATGATCGCGGTCTCGCCGATCACCACGCCGGTGCCGTGGTCGATGAAGAAGCTCTGGCCGATCTGCGCACCGGGGTGAATGTCGATGCCGGTGGCCGAGTGCGCCAGCTCCGAGCTGATGCGCGCCAGCAGCGGCAGGCCGGCGCGGTACAGATGGTGCGCCAGGCGGTGGTGGATGATCGCCAGGATGCCCGGGTAGCACAGCAGTACCTCGTCAACGCTGCGCGCCGCCGGGTCGCCGTGGTAGGCGGCCAGCACGTCGGTGTCCAGCAGCACGCGCAGGCCCGGCAGGGCGGCGGCAAAATCCTGGACCAGGCGCAGGGCGTGGGCGTCCACGTCCGCCACCTCGGTATTGCCGTGGCGGGCGGCATAACGCAGCTCCAGGCGCGCCTGGGCCAGCAGCGCGGTAAGCGCGGTATCCAGGGTGTGGCCGACGTAGAAGTCTTCGCTCTCTTCGCGCAGGTCCACCGGGCCCAGGCGCATGGGGAACAGCGCGCCGCACAGTTGCTCGAGGATCTGGCGCAGCGCCTCGCGCGACGGCAGCTCGCGCCCGCCCTGCTCGCCGCTACTACGGCCATTGCGGGTGCGCCACTGCTCACGGGCGCTGCGCAGGCCACTGACAATGCCAGGCAGCTGCCATTGGCCGGTTGATGGGTGTTCGCTCACGGTGTTCTCCTGCCAGGCTTCATTCTTTGTATGTGCGCTGATCCCTGTAGGAGCTGGCTTGCCAGCGACCGCGTCAGCCTGGCTAAAGGAAGTTACCGGGCCGGGCGCTATCGCTGGCAAGCCAGCTCCTACAGGGGATCGGCGCTGGGCTCGGGATCACGATACGTCAAATCCCCCCCTTGGAAAAAACAACGCTTTATTCCATCCTGCGCTAAGTCAGGCATAAGCAACGCTGACGGGGCGCCCATTCGTGGCTACCCTCAACCCTGCCACGGGATGGCAATCTGCAGCTATGGAATAACAACCGGTTTTTTTATTATTTCCGGGCCTATATGGCCCAGCTTTATAGTTGCCACCCACTACTTCCACAACAAGCGCGGGGCCACACATGTCCAGATTCGCCAAACCTCTTCTCAACGCCAGCCTCGCCCTGTTGCTGGGCACCGGCCTGCTCGGCCAGGCGTTTGCCGGCGAGCAGCTGAAGACCATCCAGGAAAAGGGCGTGATCAACGTCGGCCTGGAAGGCACCTACCCACCGTTCAGCTTCCAGGACGAAAACGGCAAGCTGACCGGCTTCGAAGTGGAGCTGTCGGAGCTGCTGGCCAAGGAGCTGGGGGTCAAGGCCAAGGTCCAGCCGACCAAGTGGGACGGCATTCTCGCCGCGCTCGAGTCCAAGCGCCTGGATGTAGTGATCAACCAGGTGACCATCTCCGACGAGCGCAAGAAGAAGTACGACTTCTCCGAGCCCTACACCATCTCCGGCATCCAGGCGCTGATCCTGAAGAAAAAGGCCGAGCAGCTGAACATCAAGACCGCCCAGGACCTGGCCGGCAAGAAGGTCGGCGTGGGCCTGGGCACCAACTACGAACAATGGGTGAAAAAGGACGTGCCGCAGGCTGACGTGCGCACCTACGAAGACGACCCGAGCAAGTTCGCCGACCTGCGCAACGGCCGTATCGACGCCATCCTGATCGACCGCCTGGCCGCGCTGGAATACGCGCAAAAAGCCAAGGACACCCAGCTTGCCGGCGAAGCCTTCTCGCGCCTGGAAAGCGGCGTGGCCCTGCGCAAGGGCGAGCCCGAGCTGCTGGCGGCCATCAACAAGGCCATCGACAAGCTCAAGGCTGACGGCACCCTGGCCAAGCTGTCCGAGAAATACTTTGGTGCCGATGTCACCAAATGATTGCTGAGAGCCTGCAACTCGTTCAAGACTCCGCGCCCTTTTTGCTCAAGGGCGCGGGCTACACGGTGCTGCTCAGCGTCGGCGGCATGTTCTTCGGCCTGCTGCTGGGCTTTGCCCTGGCACTGATGCGCCTGTCGAAGATCCTGCCGCTGGACTGGCTGGCGCGTATCTACGTGTCGTTCTTTCGCGGCACGCCGCTGCTGGTGCAGCTGTTCGTGATCTACTTCGGCATGCCGCAGATCGGTATCGAGCTCGACCCGATCCCGGCGTCGCTGATCGGCCTGTCACTCAACATGGCCGCGTACATATGCGAAATCCTGCGAGCGGCGATCTCCTCGATCGACCGCGGCCAGTGGGAAGCCGCTGCCAGCATCGGCATGACCCGCACCCAGGCGATGCGCCGGGCGATTTTGCCCCAGGCGCTGCGCACCGCGCTGCCGCCGCTGGGCAACAGCTTCATCTCGCTGGTCAAGGATACTGCCCTGGCAGCCACCATCCAAGTGCCCGAGCTGTTCCGCCAGGCGCAGCTGATTACCGCGCGCACCTTCGAAGTGTTCACCATGTACGTAGCGGTGGCCGTGATCTACTGGGTGCTCTGCAGCATCCTCGCGCACTTCCAGAACCGCATGGAAGCGCGGGTCAACCAGCACGACCAGGAGCACTGACAGATGATCGTAGTAGAAGGCCTGACCAAGCGGTTCAAGGGCCAGACCGTGCTCAACGGCATCGACCTGACCGTGCAGCCCGGCGAAGTGGTGGCCATCATCGGCCCCAGCGGCTCGGGCAAGACCACCTTCCTGCGCTGCCTGAACCTGCTGGAAACCCCCGACGCCGGGCGTATCCAGATCGGCGACATCAGCATCGATGCCAACCGCCCGCTGGGCGGCCAGCAGAGCGCGATCCGCCGCCTGCGCCAGCAAGCCGGGTTCGTGTTCCAGAACTTCAACCTGTTCCCCCACCGTACCGCCCTGGACAACGTCATCGAGGGCCCGGTGATCGTCAAGAAGACGCCCCGCGAACAAGCCATCGCCCTGGGCCGCCAGCTGCTGGCCAAGGTCGGCCTGGCCGGGCGCGAAGACGCCTACCCGCGGCGCCTGTCCGGCGGCCAGCAACAGCGCGTGGCGATTGCCCGGGCGCTGGCCATGGAGCCGGAGGTGATCCTGTTCGACGAACCCACCTCGGCGCTGGACCCGGAGCTGGTGGGTGAGGTGCTGGCGACCATCCGCGGCCTGGCCGAAGAAAAACGCACCATGGTCATCGTCACCCACGAGATGAGCTTTGCCCGGGATGTGGCCAACCGGGTGATCTTCTTCGACAAGGGCGTGATCGTGGAACAAGGTGAGGCCAAGGCGCTGTTCGCCAACCCCCAGCAAGAGCGTACCCGGCAGTTCCTCAGCAAGTTCCTGGGAACTGCAGCGTCCGAGTAAGCCTGTACCGTCCTCATCGCCGGCAAGTCGGCTCCTACAGTGGAATCGAGTAACCCTGTAGGAGCCGGCTTGCCGGCGATTTGGCCCTCACACCCATCACCACTCCCCTTCTATATATATTCCAAAAAGTTAATTCATAAACTTTTAATAAGCCATTAGGGTATATGAACCGGACCACCGGACCACCAATCGTCCGTCGCCAGCACCAGGCGACGCCAACTGTTTTGTGAGGTCACCGATGGTCAGGATCACAATCACCCCAGTGCGCAACGCCAGGGCATTGAGTGCAGCCAGGGAGCGGCACTGATGTCCAGCCAACCCACTACCCCGTTCACCAGCGATATCGACAGCTCGCCCCTGCTGCTGCCGGCCAAGGTGCTGCGCAACGACGCCGAAGCCCTGCAGGCCGCCCGCGAGCTGGCCGAAGTTGCCCGCCAGCAGGCCGCCCGCCGCGACCAGCAGCGCAAACTGCCCTGGGCCGAGATCGAGCAGTTCACCCGCAGTGGCCTGGGCAGCATCAGCGTGCCCAAGGCCTATGGCGGCCCGGAAGTCTCCTTCGAAACCACTGCCGAAGTATTCCGCCTGATCAGCGCCGCCGACCCGGCCCTGGGGCAGATCCCGCAAAACCACTTCGGCATGCTGCAACTGGTGCGCCTGACCGCCACCGAAGCGCAGAAAGAAGCCATCTTCCGCAGCGTGCTCGACGGCTGGCGCATCGGCAATGCCGGGCCCGAGCGCGGCACCAAGGACACCCTCACCCTCAAAGCCTGCATCACCCGCAACGGCGAGGGCTTTGCCATCAGCGGCGAAAAGTTCTATTCCACCGGCGCCCTGTTCGCCCACTGGGTGACGGTCAAGGCACTCGACGATGAAGGCCGCCAGCGCCTGGCCTTCGTGCGCCGGGGCAGCCCGGGGCTGCGTATCGTCGACGACTGGTCGGGCTTCGGCCAGCGCACCACCGCCAGCGGCACCGTGCTGCTGGACCAAGTGCCGGTGGATGCCGACCTGGTGCTGGACAACTGGCGCCAGCGCGATGTGCCGAACATCCAGGGCGCCACCTCGCAGCTGGTGCAAGCCGCCATCGATGCCGGCATTGCCGAAGCCGCCATCGACGACGCCATCCAATTCGTGCGGGAAAAATCCCGGCCATGGATCGAAGCCAAGGTCGAGCGCGCCAGCGATGACCCCTACGTGATCGCCGATATCGGCCGCCTGAAGCTCGACCTGCATGCCGCCCAGGCATTGCTGCGCAAGGCCGCGCGGGTGCTCGACGAGGTCAACGCCGGCCCGGTCGACGCCGCTGCCGCCGCCCGCGCCTCGATTGCCGTGGCCGAAGCCAAGGTGCTCACCACCGAAATTGCCCTGCAGGCCAGCGAAAAGCTGTTCGAACTGGCCGGCAGCCGCGCGACCCTTGCCGAGTTCAACCTCGACCGGCACTGGCGCAACGCCCGGGTGCACACCTTGCATGACCCGGTGCGCTGGAAGTACCACGCGGTCGGCGCCTACTACCTCAACGGCACCCTGCCCGCCCGCCATTCCTGGATCTGAACATCTAGCTGCCAGGGCTGCGTTGCAGCCCATCGCCGGCAAGCCGGCTCCTACAAGGTCCGCATATCCCTGTAGGAGCCGGCTTGCCGGCGATGGGCCGCAAAGCGGCCCCAGTGGCCCCGGAGAGCACCATGACCGCATCCCTCATTACCAGCGACGCCCAGGCCCTGGAAGTCGCCGAAGAAATCGCCAAGCAACTGCGCACCGAAAGCGCCACCCGCGACCGCGAACGCCGCCTGCCCCACGCCGAGCTCGACCTGTTCGTGCAGTCCGGGCTATGGGGCATCAGCGTGCCCAAGGCCTTTGGCGGCGCTGGCGTATCCAGCGCTACCCTGGCCAAGGTGGTCGCGCGCATTGCCCAGGCCGACGCCTCGATCGGGCAAATCCCGCAGAACCACTACTACGCCCTGGAAGTGCTGCGGGTGAACGCCAGCCCCGAGCAGCAACAGCGCCTGTACGCCGAAGTACTGGCCGGCCGGCGTTTCGGCAATGCCCTGGCCGAGATCGGCACCAAGACCGCCCACGAGCGCAGCACCCGCCTGACCCGCGACGGCGAAGGTTTTCGCATCAACGGCCGCAAGTTCTATTGCACCGGCGCGCTGTACGCCCAGCGCATCCCCACCCTGGTACTCGACGAGCACGATGCCCAGCACCTGGCCTTCGTGCCTGCCAACAGCCCGGGGCTGGAGGTGATCGACGACTGGAGCGGCTTTGGCCAGCGCACCACCGGCAGCGGCTCGGTGGTGTTCGACAATGTAGCGGTGGCCGCCGAAGACGTGGTGCCGTTCGGCAGCGCCTTCGAGCGCCCGACCACGGTCGGCCCGCTGGCGCAGATCCTCCACGCCGCCATCGACACCGGCATCGCCCGCGCCGCCTTCGAAGATGCCCTGCACTTTGTGCGCACCCGCAGCCGGCCCTGGATCGATTCGGGGCTGGACAAAGCCAGCGACGACCCGCTGACACTCAAGAGCTTCGGCCACCTGGCCATCCGCCTGCACGCCGCCGAAGCGCTGCTCGAGCGCGCCGGCGAAATCCTCGATGTGGCCCAAGCCGACAGCAACGCCG is part of the Pseudomonas fakonensis genome and harbors:
- the epsC gene encoding serine O-acetyltransferase EpsC — protein: MSEHPSTGQWQLPGIVSGLRSAREQWRTRNGRSSGEQGGRELPSREALRQILEQLCGALFPMRLGPVDLREESEDFYVGHTLDTALTALLAQARLELRYAARHGNTEVADVDAHALRLVQDFAAALPGLRVLLDTDVLAAYHGDPAARSVDEVLLCYPGILAIIHHRLAHHLYRAGLPLLARISSELAHSATGIDIHPGAQIGQSFFIDHGTGVVIGETAIIGERVRIYQAVTLGAKRFPSDESGTLHKGLARHPIVEDDVVIYAGATILGRITIGQGSTIGGNVWLTRSVPADSNITQANLQLDCEGKKAL
- the tcyJ gene encoding cystine ABC transporter substrate-binding protein — translated: MSRFAKPLLNASLALLLGTGLLGQAFAGEQLKTIQEKGVINVGLEGTYPPFSFQDENGKLTGFEVELSELLAKELGVKAKVQPTKWDGILAALESKRLDVVINQVTISDERKKKYDFSEPYTISGIQALILKKKAEQLNIKTAQDLAGKKVGVGLGTNYEQWVKKDVPQADVRTYEDDPSKFADLRNGRIDAILIDRLAALEYAQKAKDTQLAGEAFSRLESGVALRKGEPELLAAINKAIDKLKADGTLAKLSEKYFGADVTK
- a CDS encoding SfnB family sulfur acquisition oxidoreductase; the protein is MTASLITSDAQALEVAEEIAKQLRTESATRDRERRLPHAELDLFVQSGLWGISVPKAFGGAGVSSATLAKVVARIAQADASIGQIPQNHYYALEVLRVNASPEQQQRLYAEVLAGRRFGNALAEIGTKTAHERSTRLTRDGEGFRINGRKFYCTGALYAQRIPTLVLDEHDAQHLAFVPANSPGLEVIDDWSGFGQRTTGSGSVVFDNVAVAAEDVVPFGSAFERPTTVGPLAQILHAAIDTGIARAAFEDALHFVRTRSRPWIDSGLDKASDDPLTLKSFGHLAIRLHAAEALLERAGEILDVAQADSNAETLAAASIAVAEARAISTEISLAAGTTLFELAGSQATLAEHNLDRHWRNARVHTLHDPVRWKYHAIGNYYLNDEKPPRRGTI
- the tcyL gene encoding cystine ABC transporter permease, giving the protein MIAESLQLVQDSAPFLLKGAGYTVLLSVGGMFFGLLLGFALALMRLSKILPLDWLARIYVSFFRGTPLLVQLFVIYFGMPQIGIELDPIPASLIGLSLNMAAYICEILRAAISSIDRGQWEAAASIGMTRTQAMRRAILPQALRTALPPLGNSFISLVKDTALAATIQVPELFRQAQLITARTFEVFTMYVAVAVIYWVLCSILAHFQNRMEARVNQHDQEH
- the tcyN gene encoding L-cystine ABC transporter ATP-binding protein TcyN — translated: MIVVEGLTKRFKGQTVLNGIDLTVQPGEVVAIIGPSGSGKTTFLRCLNLLETPDAGRIQIGDISIDANRPLGGQQSAIRRLRQQAGFVFQNFNLFPHRTALDNVIEGPVIVKKTPREQAIALGRQLLAKVGLAGREDAYPRRLSGGQQQRVAIARALAMEPEVILFDEPTSALDPELVGEVLATIRGLAEEKRTMVIVTHEMSFARDVANRVIFFDKGVIVEQGEAKALFANPQQERTRQFLSKFLGTAASE
- a CDS encoding SfnB family sulfur acquisition oxidoreductase; protein product: MSSQPTTPFTSDIDSSPLLLPAKVLRNDAEALQAARELAEVARQQAARRDQQRKLPWAEIEQFTRSGLGSISVPKAYGGPEVSFETTAEVFRLISAADPALGQIPQNHFGMLQLVRLTATEAQKEAIFRSVLDGWRIGNAGPERGTKDTLTLKACITRNGEGFAISGEKFYSTGALFAHWVTVKALDDEGRQRLAFVRRGSPGLRIVDDWSGFGQRTTASGTVLLDQVPVDADLVLDNWRQRDVPNIQGATSQLVQAAIDAGIAEAAIDDAIQFVREKSRPWIEAKVERASDDPYVIADIGRLKLDLHAAQALLRKAARVLDEVNAGPVDAAAAARASIAVAEAKVLTTEIALQASEKLFELAGSRATLAEFNLDRHWRNARVHTLHDPVRWKYHAVGAYYLNGTLPARHSWI